One segment of Paenibacillus sp. FSL R7-0337 DNA contains the following:
- a CDS encoding helix-turn-helix transcriptional regulator has product MAFMIAQRAFIKVYLITMVEQHKGYGYQMLEDLRRDFKAHGYSPPQSEIYRALHELVQQGILYRTKQLKGSDPKVDFQEIVLYHFTSDGEEKAKLYKKQVKADLDRCLGILNKAVADNF; this is encoded by the coding sequence ATGGCGTTTATGATTGCCCAGCGGGCGTTTATAAAGGTATACCTGATTACTATGGTGGAGCAGCATAAGGGGTATGGTTATCAGATGCTAGAGGATTTGCGCAGAGATTTCAAAGCTCATGGCTATTCGCCTCCCCAAAGTGAAATTTACCGCGCCCTGCATGAGCTGGTGCAGCAAGGGATACTGTACCGCACCAAGCAGCTCAAGGGGAGCGATCCGAAGGTCGATTTTCAGGAGATTGTCTTGTATCATTTCACTTCGGATGGGGAGGAGAAGGCCAAGCTGTATAAGAAGCAGGTGAAGGCTGACCTTGACCGTTGTCTTGGAATCCTTAATAAAGCGGTAGCAGACAACTTTTGA
- the hrpB gene encoding ATP-dependent helicase HrpB yields the protein MKQLPIMQVLPDLKRILIGRAAAVLIAEPGAGKTTAVPPAFLEEPWLAGKTILMLEPRRLAARSAAAYMAACLGESVGQTVGYRMRMDTRVGRNTRIVVVTEGVLTRMLQSDPSLGDVGLVIFDEFHERSLHADLGLALALEAQSVLREDLRILVMSATLDGDRVASLLGEAPVLQCPGRTYPVDTIYMPEASNATPEKSAAAAVRRVLAEQPGDVLVFLPGEREIRRTEQELASGSLPPGTVLRPLYGQLPQHQQDAAVAPAVEGERKVVLATSIAETSLTIEGVRTVIDTGLRRTQVFSARTGMPRLTTVPVSKASADQRRGRAGRTAPGVCYRLWSREAHDHLPDDSVPEIMETDLAQLALELALWGVPEPGALAWLDAPPAAPYAQATALLRQLGALDAGGAITPHGRSMAVLGAHPRIAHMLLRAADLAAAPLAARLAALLQERDLFKGPAALDSDLTLRVEALLRFERSASSGGADPAALRAVQRESRSFLAQLQAAPGEGPGDISRSGLLLSFAYPDRIGQGRGNGAFLLSGGRGAAMREGQPLARSPYIVAPGVDDRAGQSRIMLAAALSEQDLLKHHVDSLLEEREVYWDSESGSVKARRVTRLGALILKQTTHERATSEETESVLLKVIAAEGLQLLPWEKGTLQLRQRMEFVHSLRADWPDMSDEALTDTLEEWLAPFIQGMRNLRDLQRVKLTQALEGMLDWNSRQLLNKEAPTHITVPSGSRVPLDYSNPGAPVLAVRLQEMFGQTDTPRIGGGKVPVLLHLLSPARRPMQITSDLASFWQNTYFDVKKDLKGRYPKHYWPDNPLEAVPTSRTRPSK from the coding sequence ATGAAGCAGCTTCCAATTATGCAGGTGCTCCCTGACCTGAAGAGAATTCTGATAGGCCGTGCAGCGGCGGTTCTGATTGCTGAGCCTGGAGCGGGGAAGACAACGGCGGTGCCGCCTGCTTTTTTGGAGGAGCCTTGGCTGGCCGGTAAAACTATTCTGATGCTGGAGCCCAGACGCCTCGCAGCCCGTTCGGCCGCAGCTTATATGGCTGCATGTCTGGGAGAGAGTGTGGGACAGACTGTAGGCTACCGTATGCGGATGGATACCCGGGTGGGGCGGAATACACGCATTGTTGTAGTGACGGAAGGCGTGCTGACGAGAATGCTCCAGAGCGATCCTTCGCTTGGGGATGTGGGGCTTGTGATCTTCGATGAGTTCCATGAGCGTAGTCTGCATGCGGATCTTGGACTGGCACTGGCGCTTGAAGCGCAGAGTGTGCTGCGAGAGGATCTGCGCATTCTGGTGATGTCGGCGACTCTGGACGGAGACCGCGTAGCTTCTCTGCTGGGGGAAGCGCCAGTCCTGCAATGCCCGGGCCGCACCTATCCTGTGGATACGATCTATATGCCTGAGGCAAGTAATGCTACTCCTGAGAAGTCTGCAGCTGCCGCTGTCCGCCGGGTGCTCGCTGAGCAGCCTGGGGATGTGCTTGTTTTTCTGCCCGGAGAGCGGGAGATCCGCCGGACGGAGCAGGAGCTGGCGTCAGGAAGCCTGCCGCCGGGAACGGTGCTGCGGCCGCTCTATGGCCAGTTGCCGCAGCACCAGCAGGATGCGGCAGTGGCTCCTGCGGTCGAAGGCGAGCGGAAGGTTGTGCTGGCAACCTCCATTGCCGAGACGAGTCTGACAATAGAAGGGGTACGCACCGTGATTGACACGGGGCTTCGCCGGACGCAGGTATTCTCTGCGCGTACCGGCATGCCGCGCTTAACGACGGTGCCGGTCTCGAAAGCATCGGCCGACCAGCGGCGCGGCCGGGCAGGCCGCACAGCGCCGGGCGTCTGCTACAGGCTGTGGAGCCGGGAGGCACATGATCATCTGCCGGACGATAGCGTCCCGGAGATCATGGAGACCGACCTGGCGCAGCTCGCCCTGGAGCTGGCGCTCTGGGGCGTGCCGGAGCCGGGAGCGCTCGCCTGGCTGGACGCGCCGCCTGCCGCGCCTTACGCGCAGGCCACGGCGCTGCTGCGCCAGCTCGGCGCGCTGGACGCCGGCGGCGCCATTACGCCGCACGGCCGCAGCATGGCCGTGCTTGGCGCGCACCCGCGCATCGCGCATATGCTGCTGCGCGCGGCAGACCTTGCAGCTGCGCCGCTCGCCGCCAGGCTCGCTGCGCTGCTGCAAGAGCGGGACCTCTTCAAGGGTCCCGCGGCTCTAGATAGCGACCTCACGCTGCGCGTGGAGGCGCTGCTCAGGTTCGAGCGCTCCGCCAGCAGCGGCGGAGCGGACCCGGCGGCCTTGCGCGCGGTGCAGCGCGAGAGCCGCAGCTTCCTGGCGCAGCTGCAGGCAGCGCCGGGCGAAGGGCCCGGCGACATCAGCCGCAGCGGCCTGCTGCTGTCGTTCGCCTATCCCGACCGCATCGGGCAGGGACGCGGCAATGGCGCGTTCCTGCTCTCCGGCGGCCGGGGGGCGGCGATGCGCGAGGGGCAGCCGCTGGCGCGCTCGCCTTACATCGTGGCACCCGGCGTGGATGACCGTGCCGGGCAGAGCCGGATTATGCTTGCCGCAGCGCTCTCCGAGCAGGACCTGCTGAAGCATCATGTGGACAGCCTTCTGGAGGAGCGCGAAGTCTACTGGGACAGTGAGAGCGGAAGCGTCAAGGCGCGAAGAGTGACCCGGCTGGGGGCGCTCATTCTGAAGCAAACGACCCATGAGCGGGCTACTTCCGAGGAGACAGAGAGCGTACTGCTGAAGGTGATCGCGGCGGAAGGGCTACAGCTGCTGCCTTGGGAGAAGGGAACCCTCCAGCTGCGGCAGCGGATGGAATTCGTGCACTCGCTGCGGGCCGACTGGCCCGATATGTCGGATGAGGCGTTGACGGATACATTGGAGGAATGGCTGGCACCTTTTATACAAGGGATGCGGAATCTCCGTGATCTGCAGCGGGTGAAGCTGACGCAGGCGCTGGAGGGAATGCTGGACTGGAACAGCCGCCAATTGCTGAACAAAGAGGCGCCGACGCATATTACGGTACCGAGCGGTTCGCGGGTTCCCTTGGATTACAGCAATCCGGGAGCGCCGGTACTGGCAGTCAGGCTGCAGGAGATGTTCGGGCAGACGGATACGCCGAGGATCGGCGGAGGGAAGGTCCCGGTACTGCTGCACCTGCTGTCTCCGGCGAGAAGGCCGATGCAGATTACCTCAGATCTGGCCAGCTTCTGGCAGAACACCTATTTCGACGTGAAAAAAGATCTGAAAGGACGTTACCCCAAGCACTACTGGCCTGATAATCCGCTGGAGGCAGTACCGACTAGCCGTACCCGTCCTTCCAAATAG
- a CDS encoding PRD domain-containing protein, producing the protein MARDTEQFQVLRVIGNNVVMVEGGKKSKEYVIIGKGIGFALKDTGVIDSDDPRIEKLFRLEDREEWSQYQILLEDIDPKVMKITDEIISDIAREFSGKLNDKIYLALPSHIQFTIFRLRSGMDIVNPFLEETRMTFPKEFEIASKAAEKISEGFEVQIPEDEVGFLTYHVYSAVSNVPVGQLVKASNIVSELMEMIRSERKIRFEQGSMNHVRLMVHLRFSIERILQGSLIDNPFVKHIKKEFKDEYKLAHRMGTFMQGKLSVDVPEEEICFLAMHLHRLFQTIEKNK; encoded by the coding sequence TTGGCGAGGGACACTGAACAATTTCAGGTGCTGCGGGTGATTGGGAATAATGTCGTGATGGTAGAGGGCGGCAAGAAGAGCAAGGAATATGTAATTATCGGCAAGGGCATCGGGTTTGCGCTTAAGGATACGGGTGTTATTGATTCGGATGATCCCCGGATTGAAAAGCTGTTTCGGCTGGAGGACCGGGAGGAATGGAGTCAGTATCAGATTCTGCTGGAGGATATTGATCCCAAAGTCATGAAGATCACGGATGAGATTATCTCTGATATCGCCCGTGAGTTTTCCGGCAAGTTAAACGACAAGATCTATTTGGCGCTCCCCAGCCATATCCAATTCACCATCTTCCGCTTGCGCAGCGGGATGGACATTGTGAATCCATTCCTGGAGGAGACCCGGATGACGTTCCCCAAGGAATTTGAGATCGCTTCCAAGGCGGCTGAGAAGATCAGCGAAGGCTTTGAAGTGCAGATTCCTGAAGACGAGGTCGGTTTCCTTACTTACCACGTCTATTCTGCGGTCAGCAATGTGCCGGTGGGCCAGCTCGTGAAGGCCTCCAACATTGTCAGCGAGCTGATGGAGATGATCCGCAGTGAGCGCAAGATCCGCTTCGAGCAGGGCAGTATGAATCATGTCCGGCTGATGGTCCACTTGAGATTCTCGATTGAACGGATTCTGCAGGGTTCGCTTATCGACAATCCTTTTGTGAAGCATATTAAGAAGGAATTCAAGGATGAATACAAGCTCGCACACAGGATGGGCACATTCATGCAGGGCAAGCTCAGTGTAGACGTACCCGAAGAAGAAATCTGCTTCCTGGCTATGCATCTGCACCGGCTGTTCCAGACCATAGAGAAGAATAAATAG
- a CDS encoding CHASE3 domain-containing protein: MPEKHAWNLKIRGKIALGYVMILLMLGLFLIIVSGRINSLEKETVFLSDHDIEVHELTYQIEKNVLDMETGQRGYVLTDDESYLVPYNDGLVQWRINAAKLNNLIADNPNQVRNLDTVTDNIEKWVDVAGQHVVELKKNGNTEAVNAFFRNDTGKNLVDTIRSQSDYFRDIERTLTNDRISNLKDSNHKLLITMYILWGLVVVLALLITYLLSASIVNPLHSVIQAINSIASGGNRSERIKVKTLDEIYDLSEATNGLLDNVQREQWMSEQLTSMSIALQETIDMPSLCRIFVSRLSVMLEMQYATIYVVNNDELFERIYSYAGAENKEERIGPQVIQPGVGLAGQCALDQRMNVIEQLPDDYIYINSALGRTAPRFAVIAPIIFENKTVAVLEIAALTHWAPYHFELLKELLDMMGVTVNSVKTRMEIQRLLHESQVMNEELQVQSEELQTQSEEMQMQTEELQSQTSELLTVNKELENQKYVAENAAIELERYNEQLEQSSRYKSEFLANMSHELRTPLNSMLILSQLLTENRNHTLNEEELGYASVIYNSGSDLLNMINDILDLSKVEAGKMLVEMDAVNLTELPSLLQGYFGKLAEAQNVEFNVTLNPEVPDLFFTDEMRLHQILRNLLSNAFKFTEQGTVTVEITKLAAYSDQRYITQGPVLAFAVQDTGIGISAENRDLIFEAFRQVDGTTARKFGGTGLGLSISQQLAQLLGGHISLESDEGKGSTFTLYLPCRELDSEEEPFHPAELAQTAAGAEHSRTVHLEGQPGISQDSLFEKEYAKLQGRTVLIVDDDMRNIYALQKGLEPYGMIIITAQTGYECLQVVREQPEVDIVLLDIMMPVLDGYDTLSIIREEMHLTDLPIIAISAKTMKEDRERCQAAGATDFISKPVMMQDVITRMCRYI, encoded by the coding sequence TTGCCGGAGAAGCATGCTTGGAACTTGAAGATCCGCGGCAAAATCGCACTTGGATATGTCATGATACTATTAATGTTAGGCCTATTTCTGATTATAGTCTCCGGCCGGATTAACAGCTTGGAGAAAGAAACCGTGTTCTTGAGCGATCATGATATAGAAGTTCATGAACTTACATATCAAATTGAGAAAAATGTACTCGATATGGAGACCGGACAGCGGGGATACGTCCTAACCGATGATGAGTCTTACCTGGTGCCGTATAATGACGGGCTGGTACAGTGGAGGATTAATGCAGCTAAGCTGAATAATCTCATTGCCGATAACCCGAATCAGGTGCGGAATCTGGACACGGTTACGGATAATATCGAGAAGTGGGTCGATGTCGCCGGGCAGCATGTGGTTGAGCTGAAGAAGAATGGCAATACGGAGGCGGTCAACGCTTTTTTTCGCAACGATACGGGGAAAAATCTCGTCGACACGATCCGCTCCCAATCCGATTACTTCCGTGACATCGAACGAACGCTCACGAACGACCGGATCAGCAACCTGAAGGACAGTAATCATAAGCTGCTGATCACCATGTACATATTGTGGGGATTGGTGGTCGTACTTGCGCTGCTCATCACTTATCTGCTCTCGGCCAGCATTGTGAATCCTCTGCACAGCGTCATACAGGCCATCAACAGCATTGCCTCAGGCGGTAACCGCTCAGAGCGCATTAAGGTGAAGACACTTGATGAAATCTATGACCTCAGCGAAGCGACGAACGGACTGCTGGATAACGTGCAGCGGGAGCAGTGGATGAGCGAACAGCTCACCTCGATGTCGATTGCCCTGCAAGAGACCATTGATATGCCTTCACTGTGCAGAATTTTTGTCAGCCGGTTGTCGGTTATGCTGGAAATGCAGTATGCCACTATATATGTCGTGAATAATGATGAACTGTTCGAGCGCATCTATTCCTATGCAGGCGCAGAGAATAAGGAAGAGCGCATCGGGCCGCAGGTTATTCAGCCTGGAGTAGGCCTGGCAGGTCAATGTGCGCTGGATCAGCGGATGAATGTGATCGAGCAATTGCCTGATGACTATATCTATATCAACTCTGCTCTGGGCAGAACGGCACCCAGATTCGCTGTGATCGCTCCGATTATTTTTGAGAACAAGACCGTTGCCGTACTGGAGATCGCTGCGCTGACCCATTGGGCACCGTATCATTTCGAGCTGCTGAAGGAATTGCTGGACATGATGGGTGTTACCGTGAATTCGGTGAAGACCCGGATGGAGATCCAGAGGCTTCTGCATGAATCTCAGGTGATGAACGAAGAGCTTCAGGTTCAATCGGAGGAGCTTCAGACGCAATCTGAGGAGATGCAGATGCAGACGGAGGAGCTTCAGAGTCAGACCAGCGAGCTGCTCACCGTGAACAAGGAGCTTGAGAATCAGAAATATGTAGCCGAGAATGCAGCGATCGAGCTGGAGCGGTACAATGAACAGCTGGAGCAGAGCTCGCGTTACAAGTCTGAGTTCCTGGCCAATATGTCGCATGAGCTGCGTACGCCGCTGAACAGTATGCTGATTCTCTCACAGCTCCTGACGGAGAACCGCAATCATACCTTAAATGAGGAAGAACTGGGCTATGCCTCGGTCATCTACAATTCAGGCAGTGATCTGCTCAATATGATTAACGATATTCTGGATCTCTCCAAGGTGGAAGCCGGCAAAATGCTGGTGGAAATGGATGCCGTTAATCTCACCGAGCTACCATCGCTGCTGCAGGGTTATTTCGGCAAGCTTGCAGAAGCGCAAAATGTAGAGTTTAACGTGACTCTGAACCCGGAGGTTCCGGATCTGTTCTTCACCGATGAGATGCGGCTGCATCAGATTCTGCGGAATCTGCTGTCCAATGCCTTCAAATTCACTGAACAGGGCACGGTTACCGTAGAGATTACCAAGCTGGCGGCGTATTCGGATCAGCGTTACATAACACAGGGGCCGGTGCTGGCCTTTGCTGTACAGGATACCGGAATCGGCATCTCCGCGGAGAATCGTGACCTGATCTTCGAGGCCTTCCGCCAGGTGGACGGAACGACAGCCCGCAAATTCGGGGGAACTGGTCTGGGCTTATCCATCTCCCAGCAATTGGCTCAGCTACTGGGCGGACATATCAGCCTGGAGAGCGATGAGGGCAAGGGCAGTACATTCACCTTGTATCTCCCTTGCCGTGAACTGGACAGTGAAGAAGAACCGTTCCATCCGGCGGAGCTGGCTCAGACTGCAGCCGGGGCGGAGCACTCACGGACCGTCCATCTTGAAGGTCAGCCGGGCATTAGCCAGGACTCCCTGTTCGAGAAGGAATATGCCAAGCTGCAAGGCAGAACTGTGCTGATTGTAGATGATGATATGCGCAATATTTATGCCCTCCAGAAGGGTCTGGAGCCTTACGGAATGATCATCATTACCGCTCAGACAGGGTATGAATGTCTTCAAGTGGTTAGAGAGCAGCCGGAGGTGGATATCGTACTCCTGGATATTATGATGCCGGTTCTGGATGGCTACGACACGCTGTCCATTATCCGTGAGGAGATGCATCTCACCGACCTCCCGATTATAGCGATCTCAGCCAAGACCATGAAGGAAGACCGTGAGCGTTGCCAGGCCGCCGGAGCCACTGATTTCATCAGCAAGCCGGTAATGATGCAGGACGTCATTACACGAATGTGCCGGTACATTTGA
- a CDS encoding GIY-YIG nuclease family protein: MTDKTRRKELGYNYAHSHRPMGVYRIVNTGNDKMYVGSSLNLDGVWNKHKFMLDIKGHDNKALQEDWNERGEAGFRFEVLEQIKPEEDFVADVLELKKYRKMLPDMESKWLEQLSPYGERGYHKQK, encoded by the coding sequence ATGACGGACAAAACCAGACGCAAGGAATTGGGATATAATTATGCGCACTCGCACAGGCCGATGGGGGTATACCGGATTGTGAACACCGGCAACGACAAAATGTATGTGGGCAGCAGTCTGAATCTGGACGGGGTCTGGAATAAGCATAAGTTCATGCTGGATATCAAAGGCCATGACAACAAGGCGCTGCAGGAAGACTGGAATGAACGCGGGGAAGCCGGCTTCCGCTTCGAGGTGCTGGAGCAGATTAAGCCTGAGGAGGATTTCGTGGCGGATGTGCTGGAGCTGAAGAAGTACCGCAAGATGCTGCCGGACATGGAGAGTAAGTGGCTGGAGCAGCTGTCTCCTTACGGGGAGCGCGGCTATCATAAGCAGAAATAA
- a CDS encoding DivIVA domain-containing protein: MDEHMKRRLDKQRKLFSQLGITLDALTIHEKEFSMKLRGYDAEEVDTFLDSVIKDYERFYATIADLMDKWQEQQIEMKELKAEVKTAATPAPVPIIKGIDPQDLEDIIIKLEANVRQLKDRLPVPRTEGYL; the protein is encoded by the coding sequence ATGGACGAACATATGAAACGGCGGCTGGATAAGCAGAGAAAGCTGTTCAGCCAGCTCGGTATTACCCTTGATGCACTTACAATTCATGAAAAGGAATTCAGTATGAAGCTTCGCGGCTATGATGCCGAAGAGGTGGATACGTTCCTGGACAGCGTTATTAAGGATTATGAACGGTTCTATGCCACCATAGCGGATCTGATGGATAAGTGGCAGGAGCAGCAGATTGAGATGAAAGAGCTGAAGGCAGAGGTGAAGACCGCAGCTACTCCGGCCCCTGTGCCGATTATTAAGGGGATCGATCCGCAGGATCTTGAGGATATCATTATCAAGCTGGAAGCCAATGTGCGTCAGCTCAAGGACAGATTGCCTGTGCCCCGCACGGAGGGGTATTTGTAA
- a CDS encoding TraR/DksA C4-type zinc finger protein, which yields MSHLTKDQLNTLLLGDSLILSTGELSSVDNHPADTGTETFERSRGLSINTSLSEELTEVEAALARMDDGTYGICEASKQEIPYERLEAIPYTRYTVEHAPTSRDTGARPVEEEVMTPPPAGAWEAVENYGSASSLVTPPGQDSEDEDS from the coding sequence ATGAGCCACTTAACCAAAGACCAATTGAATACACTCCTGCTTGGTGATTCCCTTATTCTCTCTACGGGCGAGCTCTCTTCTGTCGATAACCATCCTGCCGATACAGGAACAGAGACATTTGAACGAAGCCGCGGCCTGTCCATTAATACCTCGCTATCCGAAGAATTAACGGAGGTCGAGGCTGCTCTTGCACGGATGGATGACGGAACGTACGGCATCTGCGAAGCCAGCAAGCAAGAGATTCCTTATGAACGGCTTGAAGCCATCCCCTACACCCGCTATACCGTGGAACATGCCCCAACCAGCCGCGACACCGGCGCACGTCCTGTGGAAGAAGAGGTCATGACCCCGCCGCCAGCCGGTGCCTGGGAAGCCGTGGAGAATTATGGCAGCGCAAGCTCGCTGGTGACCCCGCCGGGCCAGGATTCTGAAGATGAGGATTCCTGA
- a CDS encoding SDR family NAD(P)-dependent oxidoreductase, which produces MSPNIAKKQRFQGKTAIITGAGSGIGRAAAIQLAREGANVALFDLVNERTSILEQKLNKLRKDCALAIDVDTSDAGRMEEAVRRTVEHFGGLDIVFANAGINGVVGPIEELSVNDWEKTLSVNLTGTFLTLKYSIPHLKAKGKGSIIITSSINGNSRFTSFGWSPYSTTKAGQVAFAKMAALELAKFKIRVNVICPGAIATNIDESTEWNDDVESIVIPIEFPEGAQPLADGPGKPENVADLVAFLASDESIHITGSQIVIDGAESLLS; this is translated from the coding sequence ATGAGCCCAAATATAGCAAAAAAGCAACGTTTTCAGGGGAAAACAGCCATAATTACAGGTGCGGGCTCGGGAATCGGCAGAGCGGCAGCGATCCAGCTGGCACGTGAAGGTGCGAATGTCGCCTTGTTCGATCTGGTGAACGAACGTACCTCTATCCTGGAACAGAAGCTGAACAAGCTGCGCAAGGACTGTGCATTAGCAATTGATGTGGATACTTCGGATGCCGGGCGGATGGAGGAAGCGGTGCGCAGAACCGTGGAGCATTTCGGAGGTCTGGATATTGTGTTCGCCAATGCAGGCATTAACGGAGTAGTCGGGCCGATTGAGGAGCTGAGCGTAAACGATTGGGAGAAAACCCTGTCGGTCAACCTCACAGGCACGTTCCTGACGCTGAAATACAGCATTCCCCATCTGAAGGCGAAGGGCAAGGGCAGCATTATTATTACCAGCTCGATCAACGGCAACAGCAGATTTACCAGCTTCGGCTGGTCACCATATAGTACCACTAAGGCCGGTCAGGTCGCTTTTGCCAAGATGGCTGCACTGGAGCTGGCTAAGTTCAAAATCCGTGTTAATGTCATTTGTCCGGGAGCGATTGCCACGAATATCGACGAGAGCACAGAGTGGAACGATGATGTGGAGTCGATTGTTATTCCAATTGAATTCCCTGAAGGAGCACAGCCGCTGGCAGACGGACCTGGCAAACCGGAGAATGTCGCCGATCTGGTTGCCTTCCTGGCCTCGGATGAATCCATTCATATTACCGGCTCGCAGATTGTGATTGACGGTGCGGAGTCGTTGCTGTCATAG
- a CDS encoding DUF2087 domain-containing protein, which produces MIQLTEENGAVRISEKFWNASIAELKQGYNVETEERTEKYHCLVCGVAFEKGLIYQDGGQYYEAEKYAALHVDRVHGGMFNWLLTLDKKLSGLTELQKGLLQAFRQSLSDAEAAKELGIGSTSTVRNHRFTLREKVKQAKLFLAVMELAEEKPGASSPFVSIPRTAVMVDERFAITEQENADILGTYFKQGPDGPLSEFPKRQKRKAAILRHLLQRFETGRRYSEKEINAVLEAAYPDYVTLRRYLIDYGLLDREEDGSSYWVNL; this is translated from the coding sequence ATGATCCAGTTGACAGAAGAGAATGGGGCGGTGCGGATATCGGAGAAATTCTGGAATGCGTCCATTGCAGAATTGAAGCAGGGCTATAATGTGGAGACGGAAGAGCGGACGGAAAAGTACCATTGTCTGGTCTGCGGTGTTGCCTTCGAGAAGGGCTTGATCTATCAGGATGGCGGGCAGTATTACGAAGCGGAGAAGTACGCCGCTCTGCATGTGGACAGGGTTCATGGCGGGATGTTCAACTGGCTGCTGACGCTGGACAAGAAGCTGAGCGGGTTAACCGAATTGCAAAAGGGGCTGCTGCAGGCCTTCCGCCAAAGTCTTAGCGATGCAGAAGCAGCCAAGGAGCTGGGAATCGGCAGCACCTCCACGGTGCGTAACCACCGGTTCACGCTTCGCGAGAAGGTGAAGCAGGCCAAGCTGTTTCTGGCGGTTATGGAGCTGGCTGAGGAGAAGCCGGGAGCTTCGTCTCCTTTTGTGAGTATTCCGCGTACGGCTGTGATGGTTGATGAACGGTTCGCGATTACCGAGCAGGAGAACGCCGATATTCTGGGCACCTATTTCAAACAAGGGCCGGACGGCCCGTTGTCAGAGTTCCCTAAGCGGCAGAAGCGGAAGGCGGCTATTCTGCGCCATTTGCTGCAGCGTTTTGAGACAGGACGCAGGTACAGTGAGAAGGAAATTAATGCGGTGCTCGAAGCCGCTTACCCCGATTACGTGACGCTCCGGCGGTATCTGATCGATTACGGGCTGCTGGATCGTGAAGAAGACGGAAGCAGCTACTGGGTGAACTTATAA
- a CDS encoding DnaJ family domain-containing protein yields the protein MAILSWLAEQRIQEAMRSGEFSNLPGHGKPLALEDLSGVPEELRMSYKIMKNAGLLPEEMTLRAECVTLEELLVACHRSGNSTAGERKELEGKLSLKRLRLQMLMQERGLEGNAAYADYGDAIGQRLAGVERDGGE from the coding sequence ATGGCTATATTATCTTGGCTTGCAGAACAGAGAATTCAGGAAGCGATGCGCAGCGGAGAGTTCTCCAATCTGCCGGGGCACGGTAAGCCGCTTGCGCTGGAGGATCTCTCCGGCGTACCGGAGGAATTGCGGATGTCCTACAAGATTATGAAGAACGCCGGGCTGTTGCCGGAGGAAATGACGTTGCGGGCAGAGTGTGTAACACTCGAAGAGCTGCTGGTGGCTTGCCACCGCAGCGGCAACAGCACTGCCGGGGAACGCAAGGAGCTGGAGGGCAAGCTCTCGCTGAAGCGGCTGCGTCTTCAGATGCTTATGCAGGAACGGGGTCTTGAAGGCAATGCTGCATATGCGGATTACGGGGACGCGATCGGGCAGCGGCTGGCCGGGGTGGAACGGGATGGTGGTGAGTAG
- a CDS encoding general stress protein, whose amino-acid sequence MTEKIIGVFDTEQEATRAIESLQSQGFTNDEISVITKDRDDLKHISEDTGTMAPEGVATGAATGGVVGGITGLLAGIGALAIPGIGPILAAGPIAATLTGAAIGVGAGGLVGGLIGLGIPEDEARDYEGYIDSGKILVLVDDNGRGRDIHTVFRGNRSLNSGRYDSLYPEDTLADRGATNPDLVPRDTTVGNTLGNRGAMNADRDPDLYNRDKI is encoded by the coding sequence GTGACAGAGAAAATTATTGGCGTATTCGATACGGAACAAGAAGCAACCAGAGCAATTGAAAGTTTGCAGAGTCAAGGGTTCACAAACGATGAGATTTCAGTAATAACGAAGGATCGAGATGATCTGAAACACATCTCCGAAGATACAGGAACAATGGCGCCGGAAGGCGTTGCTACAGGTGCAGCCACCGGCGGCGTAGTAGGCGGAATTACCGGACTGCTGGCCGGAATCGGTGCGCTGGCCATTCCGGGAATTGGTCCAATCCTTGCCGCAGGCCCAATCGCAGCTACGTTAACAGGGGCTGCCATCGGAGTAGGAGCAGGCGGTCTAGTGGGCGGATTAATCGGACTCGGCATTCCAGAGGATGAGGCCAGAGATTACGAAGGCTACATCGACAGCGGCAAAATTCTCGTCCTGGTCGATGACAACGGCCGCGGAAGAGATATCCATACCGTGTTCCGGGGGAACCGTTCACTCAACTCGGGCCGGTACGACAGCCTGTACCCTGAGGATACGCTGGCAGACCGCGGAGCAACTAACCCGGATCTGGTCCCTAGAGATACCACGGTTGGCAATACCTTGGGCAACAGGGGCGCGATGAATGCAGACCGTGACCCGGACCTCTACAACCGCGACAAAATCTAA